Below is a genomic region from Vitis riparia cultivar Riparia Gloire de Montpellier isolate 1030 chromosome 16, EGFV_Vit.rip_1.0, whole genome shotgun sequence.
CAATTGGGTTTTGCGCAGAAAATGTTTGATGGAATGCTGGATAGGGATTTGGTTTCTTGGAACACTTTGATTTGTGGTTATAGTCAGTACAATAAATATAAGGAAGTGTTACGCCTTTTTGATGCTATGACAGCAGCAAATATAAAGGCTGATGCAGTGACTATGGTGAAGATTATTTTAGCTTGTAGCCATTTGGGTGATTGGGAGTTTGCTGATTCAATGGTGAAGTACATAAAGGAAAATAATCTTGAGATTGATGTTTACTTGGGAAACACTTTGATTGATATGTATGGGAGGCGTAGTTTAGCTGAATTGGCACAAGGAGTTTTTGATAGGATGCGGGAAAGGAATATTGTTTCTTGGAACGCCTTGGTCATGGGGTATGCAAAAGTGGGAAATTTAACTGCAGCTCGGAAGCTTTTTGATAACATGCCGAAGAGGGATGTGATCTCTTGGACCTCTATGATAACAGGTTACTCTCAAGCTAGCCAATTTTCAGATGCAGTGAAGCTTTTTCAAGAAATGATGGCAGCTAAGGTGAAACCTGATAAAGTTACAGTGGCTAGTGTGCTTTCAGCTTGTGCCCATCTAGGCAAGCTGGATGTGGGATGGGCTGTTCACGACTATATTCGCAGGCATGGTGTACAAGCAGATATTTATGTGGGGAACTCCTTGATAGATATGTACTGCAAATGTGGGATGGTAGAGAAGGCATTGGAAGTGTTTCACGGAATGAAAGATAAGGACTCTGTGTCATGGACTTCTGTCATTTCAGGCCTTGCTGTGAATGGTTTTGCCAATTCTGCACTTGACCTCTTCTCACAAATGTTGAGAGAAGGTGTTCAGCCAACCCATGGAACCTTTGTTGGGATATTACTAGCTTGTGCCCATGCTGGGTTGGTGAATAAAGGTTTGGAATACTTTGAAAGTATGGAAAGTGTTCATGGATTAGTACCAGCTATGAAGCATTACGGGTGTGTGGTTGATCTCTTGAGCCGCTCAGGCAACATAGATAAGGCATATGAGTTCATAAAGAAAATGCCAATAGTTCCTGATGTTGTAGTATGGAGGATTTTGCTGAGTGCTTGTAAGCTTCATGGAAATGTTGTCCTAGCTGAGATTGCCACCAAGAGGCTTCTTGAATTGGATCCATGTGATAGTGGGAATTATGTTCTTCTATCTAATACCTATGCAGGGGTGGATAGATGGGATGATGCTATGAAAATGAGAGAGTTGATGGATGATGGTGATGTGCAGAAGCCATCTGGGAGTAGTTCTATTGAAGTGGATGGCATGGTGTCAAATTACTCTCAAGAACCTGGTCTTCTCCAAGTTGAAACAAGGAATGATTTTACAGTATGTAAAAGTGAAGATATCCCTAAATCAATGCATGGGCAGTTATAGGACAATCAATATATGAACAATAGGTGCAGACACTTAAAAATAAAC
It encodes:
- the LOC117933499 gene encoding pentatricopeptide repeat-containing protein At2g22410, mitochondrial-like, producing the protein MKLATPNTRLFTSSSMAPKSGRVSKNSISTDTSKELHAHLIRTQLHTDPFLMSDVIRSYSLSSTNLHKAHLVFNQIECPTLVVWNHMIRGLSQSDHPVEAIHMYTRMHHQGITGNNLTLIFLFKACARVSDIVSGRKIHVHALKLGFESYLFVSNALIHMYAMCGQLGFAQKMFDGMLDRDLVSWNTLICGYSQYNKYKEVLRLFDAMTAANIKADAVTMVKIILACSHLGDWEFADSMVKYIKENNLEIDVYLGNTLIDMYGRRSLAELAQGVFDRMRERNIVSWNALVMGYAKVGNLTAARKLFDNMPKRDVISWTSMITGYSQASQFSDAVKLFQEMMAAKVKPDKVTVASVLSACAHLGKLDVGWAVHDYIRRHGVQADIYVGNSLIDMYCKCGMVEKALEVFHGMKDKDSVSWTSVISGLAVNGFANSALDLFSQMLREGVQPTHGTFVGILLACAHAGLVNKGLEYFESMESVHGLVPAMKHYGCVVDLLSRSGNIDKAYEFIKKMPIVPDVVVWRILLSACKLHGNVVLAEIATKRLLELDPCDSGNYVLLSNTYAGVDRWDDAMKMRELMDDGDVQKPSGSSSIEVDGMVSNYSQEPGLLQVETRNDFTVCKSEDIPKSMHGQL